In the Phoenix dactylifera cultivar Barhee BC4 unplaced genomic scaffold, palm_55x_up_171113_PBpolish2nd_filt_p 000090F, whole genome shotgun sequence genome, TATTCTTGCATCCTTAGTACCCATCCAATGTAGTCAAAACCGGTTAGGcattatatatgcaaaaaaatgtGCTTAAATAGATAGAACCAGATATGTCAAAGCCAAGAAATGTTTTCTTTCAATTTAAGTGACAATAATTTCAagataacatttttctttgatttgaatcTCTATTGTTATAATATGGACTATCGTGACTAGGGGTGCTATTGTGTTGGGTTAGGTCTAACTTTATTCCATACTGTTCCAGTGACAAATTGGATCCAGCTAGGGTTCAAGGAATTCAAATGTGTATTAGGTTCAGGACCAATGAAGGATAGGTTCATCGAATATGAAATATTATATCTTGAAGAAATAATCAAGCTAAACAATCTATATTTGCAAAAGTTTTTTAAGACAATATACTAATATATGCTATAAAAATTAAACATATCCACATGGGGACATGAATCCTATAACGTATTACTTAACATATATGTATCCTTTTATATTTCTGCACAAACTGTCCTATTATAATTTAATTCCGCCATcatttcatatatttatatgacTTTTGAGTATTGCGCTATCGAACCTTTAATTGTATGATGTCATAGTCCATTAGAACACTAGATTATACCATACATCCTTTTATAAAACTGCTCGCATGAAAACCTTTTCAAAATTGTTAATTATTAAtcataataattttataaaaatagttATTTTCGAAAATCCTTAAGAGTTACTGCTTAAGCTTCTAGTCCTATATGTATGACCATgtctttattttaatatggatACTATGTTATTTTGATGGATTTTTATGTTAGACGGCTTGGCCGACCTCACATCTAGACCAAGTAAACCACTATGCTCTCCATAAAAGATATAGCCCAAAGCATGATTGTCGATACATAGGATTGGCGGTAAATTTATTATCTACCAAAATACAAAAAGGTATCCTATCAGTTAAGTCAAGGGACTACATGCAAAGTTTTATACTTAGTTCATATCTCTACCCTTTATAGTGATTTGTGAGATGGATTGCCAATGTGATGGCATAGACCCGTGTCAATGCAACATCTGATCTCTACGAAAGAGAAGCTCCACAAAGTCATTATCCACCTCAATAGCTGTGAAGATGCGATATCCAACCTTTCTCATGGTTGTGAATATATGTTGAGTACTTAATTATATCTAATCCTCCTTGTAGAAAACTCTATCTACTTACATAAACATCCTGGAGTACTCATAGACTCTTTTATAGCTCTGTGGCCAATATTTGACACATACTCTGTACCATTCGTGGGATCATGGGAAACGAAAAATCCATATATTAATTCAATCAATGTCTATAATTTACATGCAATTGGCTTTCAGGACATAAACTACTCTAGTAGTCATGTTAGCTTACTATCCATAACTTGGGTTCCAAGTGGTGGGGTTGGTCTCTAACAGCAAACTTGATCCCATCCAGAAGAACAAAGAACTTTTGTCGATATGTTCAACTTAGACGTTTCGTGAgaataatagaaaaataagaTAATTATGAAAGTAGGGTTCTAAATCAACTTTTCTTTCATCAGAGATAGGTAAAAATTGCTAGATAGTTCCTCTATTTATGCTAGTGAGGTTATTATTCAAATCCAAGTATAATTCCACATTTAATTGAAACAAGGATTAGGAGAAATATAGGGTAAGATtcattttactttttcctatcAATGTTTTTAAGTTTGTGATACAAGGCCTCCACTAGGGTTGAAAATGGACTAGGGCCGGGCTCGAGTATGTCACtggcccggcccgagcccgagctcgagaaGGCTCGAAACAGAGTCTGCATTTAGGCttgaattaatttatttttgtatattgttatttagagagaataatgagaaagtaaaagataaattaaaataagttTAGCTAAGAATAATGTATTATGCATCATTTACTTGTATTATAGGAGATAGTCTAAATTTTAActagttctctttttttttttgaagcaatattataaaatattaaacttTAATTGGGTTTGGGCCAAACCTATTTTTGGCCCAAATGGATAATTTGGGCAGGCCCAATCGAGTTCGGACTAGGATTATCTCAAGCCTAAGCCTGGCCTAAACCCTAAAAAAAAGTTCGAGCTGGGTGCGGATAGGGGCATGGCCTAGCCCAACCCAGCCCACTTCCACCCGTACCCTCCACTAATACTAGTGAGGTCTATCCTTTTAGAATCTAGGTTGAACTTCTCTCCTCATTAAAACCAACATCTTCAACATAAAAAATAtacaaatattattaaatttatacAAAAGTTAGATTTTGATTCTTATATCAACTTTGACTTCTACTATGTCGCTATATTCACCTAAATTAGAAGTTATAACTTCTTGACAATTTCAATTCGAGACTCAGTCCTGCATGCGATGGATTGTGCTTCTAAGCCCTATATGGTCGTAGTGGTCCACGGCTGGTACCATGATCCTCCTATATTATTTTGTGCCTCAAGGAAGGTAAACTACATCCGTAAAGTAGAAGAGGCATGATAGAGAATAATctacttggaaaaaaaaatggtgaatATCTTGAAGGATCTATTGACAAGGCTGACTTGGCCTTAAGTTTGATGATTGTTTAGTAGCTTCCTTTTTTGTTGATTAGGTAATGTAGATATTGTTGAGATAGTTTAGCTCAAGAGATGTACTCGCAAGTTATTTGAAGATGGTCAAAAATCATCCTGTTAGGAATACCAACaatgatgaaaaaggtaaagagGGAAACCATCTAAAAAATCAAGGTCTTCATCCCATTAACAGTGAATGTGGTAGGCCTAATCTTTATGTTCTAACAGTGGAGAGAGCCAAGCATGTAGACAGAAAGAGCCCATAGAAATATaatcttagagaggttaatatAGGGCGGTCCAATAGAGTTTCTgaagaaatcaaagaaaatctCAACCATGCAAAGCAATTAAAGTAATCAATTCCATTGTGATAGATTGAAGGGATATAGATAAACCTCTTTCCCACAATTGTTGTTAGGGATACAAAGGGTCAGTTGAACCAGGGCATCGTTAACCTCGGCCCGACCTGATTTTATGTTGGGGTCATGATTTTAAACTTAGACCCAACCTATTAGCTAATCGGGTTGGGTCCCTAGAAACGATTTTAGGCCAAGTGGGTCATATAAGACAGGTTAGGGTCAAGTATGACCCAAACCTTACCTAAAATATTCAAGTTAGGTTAGGTTAAGTTTACACTTTGAGTCAAACATCtagttattaaaatataataattaataattaaatcaaaatcaTGGAGAATTTCACAAAGAAAATAACAAAAGCCAATTAAACTTGAATTTCAttcataaatttttaatttcatcaaaataattgatcattctcaaatttaaaaattaatatttttaatatatagtaATATACTTGAAGGTATTATAAATAAGATTCCATgaaaatgaacaatgaaatatgaatgtttaaatataattaagtaAAAATAGATGATTAAGATGTAGTGTTGAGATGAAAAAAAGAGGAATTAGTTTAAATAAAGCTCATTCAATGAATTTGGAAAAAATATGTAAGGTGAAGGAGATAGAGGTTGAAATGATCCAAGCTTTTATCATGCCAGATAAGGATCATCACGACACATCGAGCCCATTTATTGTTGACCTAAATTAGTCCCAGAAGATTTAGAAGTTAGGTCGGGTTgagttgaaaaatacaaatctagATCCAAATCATCATTAGATCGAGCCAAATTTTTAAGCCCGACCCAACCAACAGATCGTTAAATAAGGATAGGGTTGGGTCTAATCAAGTCAAGACCGAGCTAGATCTTGGGTCAATTTAACCCAACATCTGTAGCCCTAGTTGTTGCTGGATAAAAGAGAGCAATACAACAACTAGCTTCATGGAGTAATAAAAGATGCATCTACTTGTTTTTTATCATTCACTAGTTAGACCTTTTTTATGTTTCCCTAATTTGTTTCTATGACTAGGTTCTTTCTCCTTTGCTACTCTTTTTTCAGAAATTTTGTATTTTCaacctatttttattttttaagtccTACGATAAATCGCCTTTTAAATCACCACTCAATTTACCCGGCTAATGAGGGTGCGGTATAAGGTGTGGTTCGTACGTCAATCAGACCTACTTACATCTTAGCTAGCAAACGGTCTCCGCATCATATTGATGAACTAAACAATGATTtgtttggatgatctttagcattttccttattttgatttttcCATGTtagattcatatatatatatatatatatatatatatatatatatatatatatatatatatatatatatatatatatatatatattgaatataaatatatacttaATACATAGTTTTAGTATTTatatttagagagagagagaaagagagactttATTCTCTTGAGAGAAGGGAGATTTTACTTATCCCAAATCCAAAATCAATAATGAAACATCCAAATCAAAAACTGGCATCATTAATCATGATCTATACTGCTAAAATTATCTAGAAATCTAAAATCATATATTCTAATAATCCTTAATCTATAAATTTTGTGGATATAAAGATTGGTGGTTTTAAATATACTGATGTATCAAAATAAAAACTTCATATTTTCCTAAATGTTTAAGTAGATTAGGCATGGGTTTACATTGTCCAACCTAATTGATTGGAAGCATCAATCGCAACAATGCAGCTTCAGCTACTGTGGGCATGGATTTACCTAGTCCAACCTGATTAGAGGCAAATTGAATCGACCCATTGCCACTGCTACCATCATGTGGTGAAGGCATCAATCATAAAAACTGCAGCTACTCTAGAGATAATACTCAAATGGTCGGCCAAGCAATTCTAATTAAAGGTATGAACGTTGCCAACACCCTACACTAGAGAAATACATGCCAGTAGTCAGCTCAAGAACACCAGGTTGCATGACCTTTATAAACATAACAATGGCAGCCACAGAGAGAGAAGAATTTGCTTGAAGAGGTGCCCTGTGAAGGAATATATGAAACAAGTTACCGTAAGGATGAGAACAGAGGGGATCAtcttaaaacaaaacaaaacaaaacaaaaacaaaagaaaacaaaaaacaaaacttgATCAGGAACCAAGAAAGCAGAGTATTGATTGGTACATAAAGCACAGATGCACAAAACTCCCATGCATATGCGATCAATTACACTTGCAAACAAATATCAAGGTATAGTATGTTTCTGTTCTACATTTATCACAACAGCAAGGAAATCATGTAAGCAAGACAACACATATTTTCTACAGAAATTTTAACCTTAAAGAATCAATCCTTGGGCAGGTGCAGGCTTGGAAGAATGCTCACTGGAAGCAGATTTTGCAGTCTCAGATAGAGGAACCTGGGCGAACTCACCCTCCAGTCCCTTCTTTTGCTCTTGCGCTACAACTTTCTCTTTTGTCTTTGACCCGACATCGCTCGCAGCCTTGGCAACCTTATTGAAGGCACCAGTCACCCATGAAGCCCCAGTGAATACAAACCTGTTCTTCATGATTGCTGAACCTGCACTGCTAACTTTCTCCTCGGCAGCAGAAAAGGCTGATTTAGTCTTCTCAGAGACCTGGAATTTCTGATCCATTCCCTTGACTTTTTCATTGACAGCTGAGGTTCCCATGCTGATCTTCTCGCTAAGACCAATTTTCTTGTCAAAAGACACCACCTTGGCACCGGCTGTGGATGTGAGTTGGTGTTTCTCATCAAAAGATTTTGCTTTGCCTACAGCATCTTTGCCTAAGATAAAACCCTTGGCAAGCATGCTGGTGACAACATCTTCAGCCTTTTGAACAGCAGATCCAGAACCACCAGGGGCTTTAGCATCTTTGGACTGAGAATTTGAACAACGATTTTGTTCAACATGTTAAGAAGCTGTAAGCAGGGCATTATGGGGAAATAGGTTTTATGAATAAAAAACATGCAGTTTACCAGTGGTGGAGCTGAAGCAATAGGAGGTAATAGGTAATCTGGGGCTGGTGTAATGATGACAGACAGATCAACTATTGTTGCACCCTGTACCACCAATAAAAATGATATTTTAGAACAGAAACAAATTATCACAAATATCATATCAGGATCAATATCTTTGTTCTTTGAGTAACACAAGCATGCTGATTGACTTCAAAACAAGTACTCACTTTCTGTATATGCTTAATATCCTGCATTTTTCGCCAAACAAAAGATCGAGAAAACCCTCTTGTTTTCATAGTAACACAAATTCGAGCAATTGGAAAAACACCCAAAACTCTCAATACATGAGAAGCCTCCAATATGTAAAGCAATATAGCAGCTAATACATAATGAATTCAAATCCAAGAGAAAAGTTGACAAAAAAGTAAGCATATGAGGGAAAAAAGAAATGGCTTTATAGTGATGACTTCATAAAAAAATGGATCTAAGAAATATGAATGGCATGTAAGGAAATGAAAACAATATAGCCCTGAGAAGTTAATTCACCGATAGAAGTAGTGCAGTCTCTGCTCCCTCAGAATCTTTGAAAGTGACGTATGCAATTTGTGACCATTCATCCCCACTGTTAAGAGAGAAAAACTAAAGTTTAGGCACAGAAAACCAAAATGGCATCAGAAACTAAGATATAATGATAAATTGTAAACACGAACCTACGCATCTCAACATATTCGATGTCtccagaaaaggaaaagaactccTTGACATCCTGCTCAGATGCAGTGAGGGAAAGATTGCTGACCTTCACAGTCCTTACCTGCCATGCCAAAGCTAACAATCGCAATCAGAATTCTTTCCATCTCTTTAAGTGGAGTagtaaaaaaatacaaaaaatccTTCTAGCAAATGCTGATACATATATGGCTATATATTACATATATGGGCTCGTGAAAACTAGATTTACAAACTACTGTTGTCAATGGAGATTTATAATATATAACTGTCTATGAGAATTAATAAAGTAAGTAACAACAAATTAACAAAAGTAGCCCCAGCACTCTGACAGTAGACTAACACATATATGGGGAAAAATAACTTTGATGCATACAACTTTTGATTAGGTAATACAAAGACTTGCAATTataaatcctcatcaaatataaagtgaaaagagtcaaaaaagaatCACTAAAAACAGTGCTTGCCCCTCATTAAAGCCAAATAAGTACCAACATGgtacttttcattttttttctgaaatccCAAAATTATCCCTCACTATTGGAGCTTTACCCAAGTGCCAAATAGTTGTTTGGCTAAATAAACCTGAATAATGCTAAGAAAGTGGACTTAATTCAGGTTTAGTCAGGAACCAAATAGGGCTTTAAGGAAACATAAGGCACTATTGGTACAGTCATCCGTAGATTCAAAGACTCATTCTGTTCTAGACTTCTGGATGGAACAGATCCATTTGATTTAGGCAGAGTGTCGCTCTCTGGGGCACTTCAAGGTTGTACTTCTGTTCAATCTCTCTAACTCTGCAACATCAACTTTGATAAGGTTCCTTTCCTTCAACTCATGGTGTATTTAAATAGACTTGATCAGTAGTTTTCAGAACGACAGCTAGAAGTTCTGATCATGTATTTGAAAGAACATACTTCAAATATATTCAGGTAGCCTAATAATAATTAATGGGTTATATGCAAGATTTGCCACATTATATTCTCTTAACAAATCACAAAGACCATGAGAAGCAAACCTAAAGTTCAAATTTTGATATAACACTGTTCAATCATTCAAGACAAAATGTTTCACTTGCAGGTACAGAGAATATTTGTTCTAAATTGCCTTTCAACAACTGAATCATGAATAATTAATATCCTCAGCCTAGGGTTTTCATCACTAAGATAATTGACACCACATAAGTTTCAGGGAGTTAAGAATATCTGGCAAAGATTTGATAACAACCACTTCAATAATCAAGTCCTCCTTCAAATgcatgagaactagatatttaTATCGAGAGAAaggaaataataataaaagaaggcagcattcattctttttttaaaaaataataaattgtatTTCAACTCATTGACTTCATCGACAAAGGAGAGAATCAAGATTTAGTGAATCTAGGGTTTTTGACAATATGAATGCCTAAATGAATATGTCACAAAGAGTCAAAGCATGGCGAACAATAGTCAAATGAAATTCGACCAGCTCTATAAGGATCGAATTTGATCAGCAAGAACAAAGAATTAACAAAATTCTAAGCATGCAaatctaatcaatcataccagCCACAGTAGCTGAGGCATTTACACTCAAATCTTGCCCATGATTCTAACAACAATACACCGCGTACAACTCGATTACCATTCATCCGCGATTAAATTCGTTCTCTCTATTCTTCGCAATCAGAACGAATTCTACTGCTACTATCATTACTTTTTGATAGATCAAATCAAGGCTAGCTAACAGAGAGCTCAGCAATCACAATAAAATTCAACAGATCCAAGCTGACTCCCAATTTTCTTGATTCAAAAGAACCCCATAATTGGAACAAAAATCTCTTAAAGCCGAAACATCAGCAGCAGATCGTA is a window encoding:
- the LOC103698037 gene encoding binding partner of ACD11 1-like isoform X1, with the protein product MSVRTVKVSNLSLTASEQDVKEFFSFSGDIEYVEMRSGDEWSQIAYVTFKDSEGAETALLLSGATIVDLSVIITPAPDYLLPPIASAPPLSKDAKAPGGSGSAVQKAEDVVTSMLAKGFILGKDAVGKAKSFDEKHQLTSTAGAKVVSFDKKIGLSEKISMGTSAVNEKVKGMDQKFQVSEKTKSAFSAAEEKVSSAGSAIMKNRFVFTGASWVTGAFNKVAKAASDVGSKTKEKVVAQEQKKGLEGEFAQVPLSETAKSASSEHSSKPAPAQGLIL
- the LOC103698037 gene encoding binding partner of ACD11 1-like isoform X2, translated to MRSGDEWSQIAYVTFKDSEGAETALLLSGATIVDLSVIITPAPDYLLPPIASAPPLSKDAKAPGGSGSAVQKAEDVVTSMLAKGFILGKDAVGKAKSFDEKHQLTSTAGAKVVSFDKKIGLSEKISMGTSAVNEKVKGMDQKFQVSEKTKSAFSAAEEKVSSAGSAIMKNRFVFTGASWVTGAFNKVAKAASDVGSKTKEKVVAQEQKKGLEGEFAQVPLSETAKSASSEHSSKPAPAQGLIL